From Roseofilum reptotaenium CS-1145, one genomic window encodes:
- a CDS encoding retroviral-like aspartic protease family protein has translation MSQTKDSSMGKVFTNLTVTNRADEILAEAGVIAEDQIRSITLKDVLVDTGATTLCLPEEAIAQLGLRLLREVDVATAMGIGKAGIFRDATLSIGDRQGTFECLALPGGRDPLLGVIPLELLGLEIDLNNRTLKPLPITPTETYLTIL, from the coding sequence ATGAGCCAGACGAAGGACAGTAGCATGGGAAAAGTATTCACCAACCTAACCGTTACCAATCGCGCTGATGAGATTTTAGCAGAAGCTGGGGTAATTGCTGAAGATCAAATCCGGTCAATCACTCTAAAAGACGTATTAGTTGACACTGGTGCGACGACCTTATGCTTGCCAGAAGAGGCGATCGCTCAACTCGGACTCAGACTTCTGCGGGAAGTTGACGTGGCAACTGCTATGGGAATCGGTAAAGCTGGGATTTTCCGGGATGCGACCCTATCAATTGGCGATCGCCAAGGAACCTTTGAGTGTTTAGCATTACCAGGAGGTCGAGACCCTCTTTTAGGTGTTATTCCCTTGGAATTGTTAGGTTTAGAAATAGACTTAAATAATCGTACTTTAAAACCTTTACCGATTACTCCAACAGAAACTTATCTAACTATTTTGTAA
- a CDS encoding acetolactate synthase large subunit codes for MNTAELLIRCLENEGVKYIFGLPGEENMAVLKALTKSSIQFITTRHEQGAAFMADVYGRLTGKAGICLSTLGPGATNLMTGVADANLDGAPLVAITGQVGTDRMHIESHQYLDLVSMFTAVTKWNTQIVRPSNTREIVRRAFKIAQTEKPGAVHIDLPENIADMPAEGDPLKRDKIDKFYSAYHSLNEAALVISKAKFPMILVGNGAIRANAHEALTEFATHLNIPVANTFMGKGAIPYTHPLSLWTTGLKQRDFISCAFDRTDLVIAIGYDLIEYSPKKWNPNNKIPIIHIGAKPAEIDSSYIPEVEVVGDISDSLLEILRRCERSEKPDPYIHQLRSEIREDYEQYANDPGFPVKPQKIIYDLRQVMEPEDIAISDVGAHKMWMARHYHCDRPNTCIISNGFAAMGIAIPGAIAAKLVYPDRNVVAVTGDGGFMMNCQELETALRVGTPFVTIIFNDGGYGLIEWKQEDQYGESAFIKFTNPDFVKLAESMGLKGYRVDASENLLPILKEALEQDVPAVIDCPVDYRENARFSKKSGGLSCPI; via the coding sequence ATGAATACCGCAGAATTACTAATCCGTTGTTTAGAAAACGAAGGCGTTAAATACATCTTTGGACTTCCTGGAGAAGAAAATATGGCAGTGTTAAAAGCACTGACTAAATCCTCCATTCAATTTATTACCACCCGCCACGAACAAGGCGCAGCCTTCATGGCCGATGTTTATGGTCGTCTCACGGGTAAAGCTGGCATTTGCCTGTCCACCCTTGGCCCAGGAGCCACAAACCTAATGACCGGGGTTGCTGATGCCAACCTTGATGGCGCTCCCCTAGTCGCCATTACCGGCCAAGTGGGGACAGACCGGATGCATATTGAATCCCATCAATATCTCGATCTGGTCTCCATGTTTACTGCTGTAACCAAGTGGAATACCCAAATTGTGCGCCCCAGCAATACGAGGGAAATTGTGCGCCGAGCCTTCAAAATTGCCCAAACGGAAAAACCGGGAGCAGTTCATATTGATTTACCCGAAAATATTGCTGACATGCCAGCAGAAGGCGACCCCTTAAAACGAGATAAAATAGATAAGTTTTATTCGGCTTATCATAGCCTCAATGAAGCCGCTTTAGTGATTTCTAAAGCCAAATTCCCCATGATTTTAGTGGGCAATGGAGCCATTCGAGCTAATGCTCACGAAGCCCTAACAGAGTTTGCTACCCATTTGAATATTCCAGTGGCTAATACCTTTATGGGCAAAGGCGCAATTCCCTATACTCATCCCTTATCCCTCTGGACAACCGGATTAAAACAACGAGATTTTATCAGTTGTGCTTTTGATCGTACCGATTTAGTGATTGCTATTGGCTACGATTTGATTGAATATTCCCCGAAAAAATGGAATCCTAATAACAAAATTCCTATCATTCATATTGGGGCCAAACCAGCCGAAATTGATAGCAGCTATATTCCCGAAGTGGAAGTGGTAGGAGATATTTCAGATTCACTTTTGGAAATTTTGCGGCGCTGCGAGCGGTCAGAAAAACCCGATCCCTATATTCATCAATTGCGCTCGGAAATTCGTGAAGATTACGAACAATATGCCAACGATCCAGGGTTCCCAGTCAAACCCCAAAAAATCATCTATGATTTGCGGCAAGTGATGGAGCCAGAAGATATTGCTATTTCGGATGTGGGCGCTCACAAAATGTGGATGGCTCGCCATTATCACTGCGATCGCCCCAATACCTGTATTATTTCTAACGGATTTGCAGCCATGGGAATTGCCATTCCAGGGGCGATCGCCGCGAAGCTAGTTTATCCCGATCGCAACGTTGTCGCCGTTACTGGTGATGGGGGATTCATGATGAACTGCCAAGAACTCGAAACCGCTCTGAGAGTGGGAACCCCCTTTGTGACTATCATCTTTAATGATGGCGGTTATGGCTTAATTGAGTGGAAGCAGGAAGACCAATATGGCGAATCTGCCTTCATTAAATTTACTAACCCTGATTTCGTTAAATTGGCGGAAAGTATGGGATTAAAAGGATACCGAGTAGACGCTTCGGAAAACTTATTACCCATCCTCAAAGAAGCTTTAGAACAAGACGTTCCTGCTGTGATTGACTGCCCTGTAGATTATCGAGAAAATGCTCGCTTTAGCAAAAAATCCGGGGGCTTAAGTTGTCCTATTTAG
- a CDS encoding GmrSD restriction endonuclease domain-containing protein — MSIVPRGMTVTEAYRLYRSGSLFVNRKYQRKLIWSVEEKEKLIGSILNGYPIPLILLAERPQNHGGREKIHEIIDGMQRLNAICSFIENSFPFNGHYFDINKYSTAKQYADEGKFKVVEHDNYLSVTECTDILDYQLAVTIYTAMDESDIIEVFGRINSGGKHLSNQERRQAGVTTSFSEVVRKIAMQLRGDDSQKTLYLCDMPQVSIDSKRNHQGYRIQAEETLWCKQGILTPRQLRDSEDEAMIADIAASILLGKPIQVSKELMDSLYDEESREFQSIEKALASHGSGLLEEQIVKTFSVLVETIETYSCDNKCLQQLVNPGATNPIPQAFYTIFMTFFELVIDLDLLPANLQEIMHSLENLQKNLEISKRYKTTKGRITNIKKTKGLIQDYFAQKDKSTLGQGADLIQTFKNSLLRSCIETAKYECKQGLLDLNPSARKLNDNLLQRLVETICGIANSDPQENGYIFLGVADKKQDADKIEKLDGLHSIEISGRYVVGIDREANILGKTLEDYVGVLINTIKRSELTNALKTQVLMKIDTIKYKEHSVIRINIPPQKEISFVGETAFIREDSSTVEAKGPKILAISALFQK, encoded by the coding sequence ATGAGCATTGTTCCACGTGGCATGACAGTGACTGAGGCTTATCGACTCTATCGATCAGGAAGCTTATTCGTAAACAGAAAGTATCAAAGAAAATTAATTTGGTCAGTTGAAGAGAAAGAAAAATTAATTGGAAGTATTTTAAATGGATATCCAATTCCCTTAATTCTACTAGCTGAACGACCTCAAAATCATGGTGGTAGAGAGAAAATTCATGAAATCATTGATGGGATGCAGCGACTTAATGCAATTTGTAGTTTTATTGAAAATTCATTTCCATTTAATGGACATTATTTCGATATAAACAAGTATTCAACTGCAAAACAATATGCAGATGAAGGCAAATTTAAAGTTGTTGAACATGACAATTACTTATCTGTTACAGAATGTACAGATATTTTAGACTATCAACTGGCAGTAACGATCTATACTGCAATGGATGAAAGTGATATCATAGAAGTCTTTGGCAGAATAAATTCTGGTGGCAAACATTTAAGTAATCAAGAGAGACGACAAGCAGGTGTGACAACATCCTTCTCAGAAGTAGTTCGTAAAATTGCTATGCAGTTGCGGGGGGATGATTCGCAGAAAACACTTTACCTTTGTGATATGCCCCAAGTCAGTATTGATTCAAAACGCAATCATCAAGGTTATAGAATTCAAGCCGAAGAAACTTTATGGTGCAAACAAGGAATTCTTACGCCACGTCAACTTCGTGATAGTGAAGATGAAGCTATGATAGCAGATATTGCAGCATCAATATTACTCGGTAAACCCATACAAGTCAGCAAAGAACTGATGGATAGTCTCTATGATGAAGAAAGTAGAGAGTTTCAGTCAATAGAGAAAGCACTTGCCAGTCATGGTTCTGGTTTACTGGAAGAACAAATTGTTAAAACTTTCTCTGTTCTCGTAGAAACAATTGAAACCTATAGTTGTGATAATAAATGCTTACAACAACTGGTTAATCCAGGAGCTACAAACCCAATACCACAGGCTTTTTATACAATATTTATGACTTTTTTTGAATTGGTGATTGATTTAGATCTATTACCTGCAAATCTCCAAGAAATTATGCATTCACTTGAAAATTTGCAAAAAAATCTAGAAATTAGTAAACGCTATAAAACGACAAAAGGTCGTATAACTAATATTAAGAAAACAAAGGGATTGATACAAGACTACTTTGCCCAAAAAGATAAATCAACTCTGGGACAAGGTGCTGATTTAATACAAACTTTCAAGAATTCATTGCTTCGTTCTTGTATAGAAACTGCAAAATACGAATGTAAGCAAGGTTTGCTAGATTTAAACCCAAGTGCTAGAAAACTAAATGATAATTTATTGCAGAGACTTGTTGAAACAATTTGCGGTATTGCTAATTCTGACCCTCAAGAAAATGGATATATTTTTCTTGGGGTAGCTGATAAAAAGCAAGATGCAGACAAAATCGAAAAGTTAGATGGTCTTCATTCAATTGAAATTAGTGGTAGATATGTTGTGGGCATTGATAGAGAAGCTAACATTTTAGGTAAAACTCTAGAAGATTATGTTGGAGTACTAATTAATACAATAAAAAGATCTGAATTAACGAATGCCTTAAAGACCCAAGTTTTAATGAAAATTGATACAATAAAATACAAAGAACATTCTGTAATTAGAATTAATATCCCACCTCAAAAGGAAATTTCATTTGTCGGTGAAACAGCTTTTATCAGGGAGGATTCTTCAACAGTAGAAGCTAAAGGGCCAAAAATACTGGCTATTTCCGCACTTTTTCAAAAGTAG
- the lhgO gene encoding L-2-hydroxyglutarate oxidase, translating to MYDFTIIGGGIVGLATAMALNNRFPNAQIAVLEKEPQLAFHQTGNNSGVIHSGIYYKPGSLKARFSRAGAKSMVEFCQQHDIPHEVCGKVIVATAQEQYPQLEKLYQRGLDNGLEVAKITPEEVREIEPHVRCLAGIKVTSTGIVDYRQVCEKYAYLITQSGGEIHLNTKVENWQDRKESIILDTSKGEIEAKFVINCGGLFSDRLTQMSGMQPQAKIIPFRGEYYELKPEKRSLVKNLIYPVPNPQFPFLGVHFTRMIDGSVHAGPNAVLSLKREGYRKTDINLADVAEMLMYPGLWKLAAQHGKEGVKEIIRSFSKTAFVHSLQQLIPEVQAEDVIPTHAGVRAQALKPDGGLVDDFLIVQDNRKMHVCNAPSPAATASLEIGQEIAAQVPELD from the coding sequence ATGTATGATTTCACAATCATTGGTGGCGGAATTGTTGGTTTAGCCACAGCGATGGCATTGAACAATCGTTTTCCGAATGCCCAAATAGCGGTATTAGAAAAGGAGCCTCAATTAGCTTTCCATCAAACCGGGAATAATAGTGGGGTTATTCATTCGGGAATCTATTATAAACCGGGAAGCTTGAAAGCGCGGTTTAGCCGTGCCGGAGCAAAATCTATGGTGGAGTTTTGCCAACAGCATGATATCCCCCATGAGGTTTGCGGCAAAGTGATTGTTGCTACAGCACAAGAGCAGTACCCCCAATTAGAAAAGCTCTATCAGCGCGGGTTGGACAATGGGTTAGAAGTGGCGAAAATCACGCCAGAAGAAGTGCGGGAAATTGAACCCCATGTGCGCTGTTTAGCCGGAATTAAGGTCACATCAACCGGCATTGTTGACTATCGCCAAGTTTGTGAAAAATATGCCTATTTGATTACCCAATCTGGGGGGGAGATCCACCTGAATACCAAGGTGGAAAACTGGCAAGACAGGAAAGAAAGCATTATTTTAGATACCTCTAAAGGGGAAATTGAAGCCAAATTTGTGATTAATTGTGGGGGGTTATTTAGCGATCGCCTCACCCAGATGAGTGGGATGCAACCCCAAGCTAAAATCATTCCATTTCGCGGTGAATATTACGAATTAAAGCCCGAAAAACGCTCTTTGGTCAAAAATCTCATTTACCCAGTTCCCAATCCACAATTCCCTTTTTTAGGCGTTCACTTTACTCGCATGATTGATGGTTCTGTCCATGCCGGCCCCAATGCGGTGTTAAGTTTAAAACGGGAAGGCTATCGAAAAACGGATATCAATCTGGCTGATGTGGCTGAAATGCTAATGTATCCTGGATTGTGGAAACTCGCAGCTCAACATGGCAAAGAAGGGGTTAAAGAAATTATCCGTTCCTTTAGTAAGACTGCTTTTGTCCATAGTCTGCAACAATTGATTCCCGAAGTGCAAGCTGAAGATGTAATTCCCACCCATGCTGGGGTGCGCGCTCAAGCTTTGAAACCTGATGGGGGACTGGTGGATGATTTTTTGATTGTCCAGGATAACCGGAAAATGCATGTTTGTAATGCCCCTTCTCCGGCTGCGACAGCTTCCCTAGAAATTGGTCAGGAAATTGCCGCACAAGTTCCTGAACTTGATTGA
- a CDS encoding NAD-dependent succinate-semialdehyde dehydrogenase → MGIATVNPATGETCETFSSLTDAELEQKLALAQQAFLEYRQTSFSQRATWLKQTADIVEADAERFGKIVTIEMGKPIKQAIAEVKKCALVCRYYAENAKNFLSPTYTETDASQSFVAYHPLGAILAVMPWNFPFWQVFRFAAPALMAGNVGLLKHASNVPQCAIALEEIFTQGGFPPGAFQTLLVGADKVAQIVADDRVKAATLTGSEPAGASLASIAGKHIKKTVLELGGTDPFIVLESADLEAAVATAVIARLQNNGQSCIAAKRFILLEAIADRFQNTLLEQYRQLKIGDPMDELNDIGPLATPSILTELDQLVQACVSQGADVIIGGQPLSDRPGNYYPPTILANIPPGTPADTEEFFGPVALLFRVRDIDEAITLANSTSLGLGASAWTNNEPERDRLIRDLEAGAVFINGMVKSDPRLPFGGIKRSGYGRELSVEGIREFVNLKTVWIK, encoded by the coding sequence ATGGGCATTGCCACTGTTAACCCAGCAACGGGAGAAACTTGCGAAACCTTTTCCTCGCTCACAGATGCTGAACTAGAGCAGAAATTGGCTTTAGCACAACAAGCCTTTTTAGAGTATCGTCAGACTTCCTTTTCCCAAAGAGCGACTTGGCTCAAGCAAACAGCCGATATTGTGGAAGCAGACGCGGAAAGGTTTGGCAAAATTGTTACTATAGAAATGGGGAAACCCATTAAACAAGCGATCGCCGAAGTGAAAAAATGTGCCTTGGTTTGTCGCTACTATGCCGAGAACGCCAAAAATTTCCTCAGTCCCACCTATACCGAAACCGATGCGAGTCAAAGCTTTGTCGCTTACCATCCCTTGGGAGCCATTCTAGCAGTGATGCCTTGGAATTTTCCCTTCTGGCAAGTATTCCGCTTTGCGGCTCCCGCACTAATGGCTGGTAATGTGGGACTGCTCAAACATGCCTCCAATGTGCCCCAATGTGCGATCGCCCTGGAAGAGATTTTTACCCAAGGGGGTTTTCCTCCAGGAGCGTTCCAAACTTTGCTAGTTGGAGCAGATAAAGTCGCCCAAATTGTTGCTGATGACCGGGTAAAAGCCGCGACTTTAACCGGCTCAGAACCCGCTGGAGCGAGTTTAGCCTCCATTGCCGGAAAACACATTAAAAAAACTGTCCTGGAACTCGGTGGAACTGACCCCTTCATTGTTTTAGAGAGCGCCGATCTGGAGGCGGCTGTCGCTACGGCTGTGATCGCTAGACTGCAAAACAATGGCCAATCTTGCATTGCGGCTAAACGGTTTATTCTGCTTGAGGCGATCGCCGATCGCTTCCAAAATACCTTGTTAGAACAATACCGTCAATTGAAGATCGGTGACCCCATGGACGAGCTGAATGATATCGGCCCCTTAGCGACTCCCAGCATCCTCACAGAACTCGATCAGCTCGTGCAAGCCTGTGTCAGTCAAGGTGCAGACGTTATTATTGGCGGTCAACCCTTGAGCGATCGCCCTGGGAACTACTACCCGCCCACCATTTTAGCCAACATTCCCCCCGGAACTCCCGCAGATACCGAAGAATTTTTCGGCCCTGTTGCCTTACTGTTCCGAGTCAGAGATATTGACGAAGCCATTACCCTGGCTAACTCCACGTCCCTAGGACTAGGGGCTAGCGCTTGGACCAATAATGAACCAGAGCGCGATCGTCTAATTCGCGACCTAGAAGCTGGAGCTGTCTTCATCAATGGCATGGTCAAATCTGACCCCCGTCTCCCCTTCGGTGGCATCAAGCGATCGGGCTACGGCCGAGAACTGAGCGTCGAAGGCATCCGAGAATTTGTCAACCTCAAAACCGTTTGGATCAAGTAG
- the metH gene encoding methionine synthase has product MNSAFLNRLHSPERPVIVFDGAMGTNLQVQNLTADDFGGPEYEGCNEYLIKTKPEAIAKVHRDFLSAGCDVIETDTFGAASIVLAEYDLADQAYELNKAAAELAKSITAEFSTPDKPRFVAGSMGPTTKLPTLGHIDFDTLEAAFIEQAEGLYDGDVDLFIIETCQDVLQIKAALNAVETVFERKGERRPIMVSITMEVMGTMLVGSEIGAALTILEPYNIDILGLNCATGPDRMADHIKYLCEHSPFIVSCIPNAGLPENVGGHAHYKLTPMELRMALNRFVEDWGVQVIGGCCGTRPDHIQQLAEIGATLKPKERNPVFEPSAASIYSPQPYEQDNSFLIVGERLNASGSKKCRTLLNNEDWDGLVSLGKAQVKEGAHILDVNVDYVGRDGVRDMNELASRLVNNNTLPLMLDSTEWEKMEAGLKVAGGKCILNSTNYEDGEPRFLKVLELAKKYGAGVVVGTIDEDGMARTADKKFEIAKRAYNQAVEYGIPAHEIFFDTLALPVSTGIEEDRENGKATIESIRRIRSELPGCHVLLGVSNISFGLNAASRIVLNSMFLHEAMQVGLDSAIVSASKILPLAKIEPEHQEVCRKLIYDQREFDGDICTYDPLAELTKMFAGKKAKRDRSVDENLPIEERLKNHIIDGERIGLEDSLKKALEQYPPLEIINVFLLDGMKVVGDLFGSGQMQLPFVLQSAETMKSAVAFLEPLMETSESGNSSKGIFVIATVKGDVHDIGKNLVDIILSNNGYKVVNLGIKQPVDNIIDAYREHNADCIAMSGLLVKSTAFMKDNLEVFNEQGITVPVILGGAALTPKFVYQDCQNAYKGQVIYGKDAFSDLTFMDKLMPAKAENNWDDSQGFLDEEGNGNGNRYAVEETGEETAAPSEPSEPEVIDTRRSEAVDIDIPRPTPPFWGNQILQPEDIPLEEVFWYLDLQALFVGQWQFRKPKDKSREEYDEFLQKKVYPILDEWKEKILNENILKPQALYGYFPAQSEGNTVFVYDAEEMNGGMAKTVKYTFEFPRQKRSRRLCIADFFAPKESGVMDVFPMHAVTVGEVATEYAQKLFAGDRYSDYLYFHGMAVQTAEAMAEWLHARIRRELGFGDEEPDNVRDMFKQRYHGSRYSFGYPACPNMEDQYKQLELLGSDRINMYMDESEQIYPEQSTSAIITHHPVSKYFSP; this is encoded by the coding sequence ATGAATAGTGCCTTCCTGAACCGTCTACACAGTCCAGAACGTCCCGTCATCGTGTTTGATGGCGCGATGGGAACCAATCTCCAAGTCCAAAACTTAACCGCAGATGACTTTGGAGGCCCAGAATATGAAGGATGTAATGAATATTTAATCAAAACTAAGCCAGAGGCGATCGCCAAAGTTCACCGTGATTTCCTCAGTGCTGGATGTGATGTGATTGAAACCGATACCTTTGGTGCTGCATCTATCGTCCTCGCTGAATATGATTTAGCCGACCAAGCCTACGAACTCAATAAAGCCGCCGCAGAACTGGCGAAAAGCATCACGGCCGAATTTTCTACCCCAGACAAACCCCGGTTTGTGGCTGGTTCCATGGGGCCGACGACCAAATTACCCACCTTGGGACATATTGATTTTGATACCTTAGAAGCCGCCTTTATCGAACAAGCCGAAGGATTATATGATGGGGATGTAGACCTCTTTATTATTGAAACTTGTCAAGACGTTCTACAAATAAAAGCCGCATTAAATGCCGTAGAAACTGTTTTTGAACGCAAAGGAGAACGCCGCCCAATCATGGTTTCCATCACCATGGAAGTCATGGGAACCATGTTAGTTGGTTCCGAAATTGGCGCAGCTTTAACTATTCTTGAACCCTACAATATTGATATCTTAGGCTTAAACTGCGCCACCGGCCCCGATCGCATGGCCGATCATATTAAATATCTCTGCGAGCATTCCCCTTTCATCGTTTCCTGTATTCCCAACGCCGGACTCCCGGAAAATGTTGGCGGTCATGCCCATTATAAACTCACCCCCATGGAGTTACGCATGGCTCTCAATCGGTTTGTTGAAGATTGGGGCGTGCAAGTGATTGGCGGATGCTGTGGAACCCGTCCCGATCATATTCAACAATTAGCAGAAATTGGCGCTACCCTGAAACCCAAAGAACGCAATCCCGTATTTGAACCCTCAGCCGCTTCCATTTATAGTCCCCAACCCTACGAACAAGATAATTCCTTCCTGATTGTCGGCGAGAGACTCAACGCCAGTGGCTCCAAAAAATGCCGTACCCTGCTCAATAATGAAGACTGGGATGGCTTGGTTTCTCTAGGTAAAGCCCAAGTCAAAGAAGGGGCCCATATTTTAGATGTAAACGTCGATTATGTGGGTCGAGATGGGGTGCGCGATATGAACGAACTCGCCTCCCGTTTGGTCAACAATAATACCCTGCCTTTAATGTTAGATTCCACCGAGTGGGAAAAAATGGAAGCGGGGTTAAAAGTGGCTGGCGGAAAATGTATCCTCAATTCGACCAACTACGAAGATGGAGAACCCCGATTTTTGAAAGTCTTAGAACTGGCGAAAAAATATGGCGCTGGTGTGGTTGTGGGAACCATTGATGAGGATGGTATGGCACGAACGGCGGATAAGAAGTTTGAAATCGCAAAACGGGCTTATAATCAAGCCGTTGAGTACGGAATCCCTGCTCACGAAATATTCTTTGACACTCTAGCGCTACCGGTTTCCACTGGGATCGAAGAAGACCGGGAAAACGGAAAAGCAACCATAGAATCGATTCGCCGGATTCGATCGGAATTACCAGGATGTCATGTTTTACTCGGTGTTTCCAACATCTCCTTCGGCTTAAACGCCGCCTCCCGGATTGTCCTCAACTCCATGTTCTTGCATGAAGCCATGCAAGTGGGATTAGATAGCGCCATTGTCAGTGCCAGCAAGATTCTACCCCTGGCGAAAATTGAACCGGAACATCAAGAAGTTTGCCGCAAACTCATCTACGACCAACGGGAATTTGATGGCGACATTTGCACCTACGATCCCCTGGCTGAACTGACCAAAATGTTTGCCGGGAAAAAGGCGAAGCGCGATCGCTCCGTGGATGAAAATCTGCCTATTGAAGAGCGCCTGAAAAACCATATCATCGACGGCGAGCGTATTGGTTTGGAAGATTCCTTGAAAAAGGCTTTAGAACAGTATCCGCCCCTAGAAATTATCAACGTCTTTCTGCTCGATGGCATGAAAGTCGTTGGGGATTTGTTCGGCTCAGGACAGATGCAACTTCCTTTTGTGTTGCAATCAGCAGAAACTATGAAATCGGCGGTAGCTTTTCTGGAACCGCTCATGGAAACATCAGAATCGGGAAATAGTTCCAAAGGAATCTTTGTGATTGCCACGGTGAAAGGGGATGTCCATGATATTGGGAAGAATTTGGTGGATATTATTCTGTCCAATAACGGCTACAAAGTTGTTAACTTGGGCATTAAACAGCCTGTCGATAACATTATTGATGCCTATCGCGAGCATAACGCCGACTGTATTGCCATGAGTGGCTTGCTCGTGAAATCGACGGCGTTTATGAAAGATAATTTGGAGGTGTTTAACGAGCAAGGAATTACGGTTCCTGTGATTTTGGGGGGAGCTGCTCTAACGCCTAAGTTTGTCTATCAAGATTGCCAAAATGCCTATAAAGGTCAAGTGATTTACGGAAAAGATGCCTTTTCTGACTTGACGTTTATGGACAAGTTGATGCCAGCGAAAGCGGAAAATAATTGGGATGATTCCCAAGGCTTTTTGGATGAAGAGGGCAATGGCAATGGCAATCGCTATGCAGTAGAGGAAACGGGAGAAGAAACGGCAGCACCATCAGAACCCTCAGAACCCGAGGTGATTGATACCCGACGTTCGGAAGCCGTGGACATTGATATTCCCCGTCCGACTCCTCCTTTCTGGGGGAATCAGATTTTACAGCCGGAAGATATTCCTTTAGAAGAGGTGTTTTGGTATTTAGATTTGCAAGCTTTGTTTGTGGGACAATGGCAGTTCCGCAAGCCGAAGGATAAGTCCCGCGAAGAATACGATGAGTTCTTGCAAAAGAAAGTCTATCCCATCTTAGACGAGTGGAAAGAGAAGATTCTCAACGAAAATATCTTGAAGCCCCAAGCGCTTTATGGCTATTTTCCCGCTCAGTCGGAAGGCAATACGGTGTTTGTTTATGATGCCGAGGAAATGAATGGGGGAATGGCGAAAACGGTGAAATACACTTTTGAGTTTCCCCGGCAAAAACGCTCCCGTCGCTTGTGTATTGCCGATTTCTTTGCACCGAAGGAGAGCGGGGTGATGGATGTGTTCCCGATGCACGCGGTAACGGTGGGAGAAGTGGCGACGGAATACGCGCAGAAGTTGTTTGCCGGCGATCGCTATTCCGATTATCTTTATTTCCATGGTATGGCGGTGCAAACTGCCGAAGCAATGGCGGAATGGTTGCACGCCAGAATTCGCCGCGAATTAGGCTTTGGAGATGAAGAACCGGATAATGTGCGCGATATGTTCAAACAGCGCTATCACGGTTCCCGCTACAGTTTCGGCTATCCTGCTTGTCCGAATATGGAAGACCAGTATAAGCAATTGGAGCTGCTGGGGAGCGATCGCATTAATATGTATATGGATGAGAGCGAACAAATCTATCCCGAACAATCAACAAGCGCGATTATCACCCACCATCCAGTTTCTAAATACTTTAGCCCATAA
- a CDS encoding DUF5615 family PIN-like protein, whose translation MAISYYFDAPVHRSIKIGLQLRGVDVLTAQEDDRSSAIDEIILSRSVQLNLPLVTTDHDFLVLAKNCSDNGEYFTGIFFLSAKISIGYAVEELEVYAKIGELEDFANQVIFV comes from the coding sequence ATGGCAATCTCTTACTATTTTGATGCTCCAGTTCATCGATCGATTAAAATTGGTCTGCAACTGAGGGGGGTTGATGTATTGACGGCTCAAGAAGACGATAGAAGTAGTGCTATTGATGAAATTATTTTGAGCCGCTCTGTGCAACTCAATCTTCCCCTGGTAACCACTGACCATGATTTTCTTGTTTTAGCTAAAAATTGTAGTGACAATGGCGAATATTTTACAGGAATCTTCTTTCTCAGTGCCAAAATCTCTATTGGCTATGCGGTAGAGGAGTTAGAAGTGTATGCCAAAATTGGAGAACTAGAGGATTTTGCTAATCAAGTGATTTTTGTCTAA
- a CDS encoding DUF433 domain-containing protein: MTFTIDNPVTWQYLEIDAQNRAKIVDSRVFVSQLIQEKHAHGWSPEELHFQHPEISLAAIYSALSYYYTYQPQIDAQIAQEQQTIQALQADLIQMGVGHHSSNFKQKIQAKRG; this comes from the coding sequence ATGACCTTCACCATAGACAACCCCGTAACTTGGCAATACCTGGAAATTGACGCTCAAAATCGGGCAAAAATTGTGGATAGTCGTGTGTTCGTTTCCCAACTAATTCAAGAAAAACACGCCCACGGCTGGAGTCCTGAAGAACTGCATTTTCAACATCCTGAAATTTCCCTTGCCGCTATTTACTCTGCCCTCAGCTATTACTATACCTATCAACCCCAGATTGATGCCCAAATTGCTCAAGAACAGCAAACCATTCAAGCATTGCAAGCGGACTTAATTCAAATGGGAGTCGGTCATCATAGCTCCAATTTCAAACAAAAAATTCAGGCAAAACGGGGATAG